Below is a genomic region from Deltaproteobacteria bacterium.
TCCCTGCTTGGCTTTACGCACCTTACGATCTTTGATCCAACGGTTCAACCCAGCATAGACTTGCTCCATGGGCTTTCCCGATTTCACGCCGACTTCATGAGAGGAGAAGGTACCTGGCAGTTCTTTCAGAATCAGGTTCCAATCAAGCCGTTGGCGTACTGGACCCGCAACCGCAGCACTGGCTTTGCCATTGACAACCGACTGTAGCCGTTGGGCATCCTGTCGTAACGAGGATAGCTCTTTCTCTTTCTGCGCGATTTCCCGCCGGAGTGAACCCAACACTTTGTTGGCCTGCTTCTTGAGAACATTGAACGCGGACCGAGATCTTTTCGCTCGTGGCATAATACCAATACTCCTTCTGATAAAAATAGTGCCCGATTGTGACAGAAATTTCTCTCACCAGCAACCTCACAAAGAGACATACCGACAAATAGTGCGACACTCAACTCTGTGAGATTGTACAATGCATGGCCAATACTACCAAAAATAATAGAGGGCTAACTGTGAGAACGCCGCTGAATGGCCGCTGCAAACTGGACGACTCCGTCTTCCCAGGGAGGAAGCAGGAGCTGTGGATCCTGCAAAGTAGTGAGTACTGAATACGCTGGGCGCGTGGCAGCACGAGGAAATTCAGCCGTCGCGACTGGCTGGACCGGCGTCTCCACATTCAACTGATGATATAACCGACAGGTCAACTCATACCGGGTTGCAGCTCCCTGTCCGACAAGATGATAGGTTCCGTAGGCATTTGTCTGGCACAACATTATTAGTGCGTCAACCAAATGCGGCACATAGGTCGGCGATCCCCGCTGATCATTGACTACTCGTACTGCCGACTGTTGACGCGCAAGCGCAATCATAGTCGTAGGAAAGTTCTTACCGACAATATGATAGAGCCACGCCGTACGAACAATGAAGTGACGAGCATTCAGTTCCTTCACTGCCTGCTCTCCAGCTAATTTACTCTCGCC
It encodes:
- the rfbD gene encoding dTDP-4-dehydrorhamnose reductase, which codes for MKILITGAGGQLGQVLSQALASHEVHALLHAHLDITKLPAVRTVIETIEPHLIINTAAYNNVDGAEADPEAAYRGNALGPRNLALVSAAHGVPLLHVSTDYVFSGTGKRPYHEFDRTDPQSVYGESKLAGEQAVKELNARHFIVRTAWLYHIVGKNFPTTMIALARQQSAVRVVNDQRGSPTYVPHLVDALIMLCQTNAYGTYHLVGQGAATRYELTCRLYHQLNVETPVQPVATAEFPRAATRPAYSVLTTLQDPQLLLPPWEDGVVQFAAAIQRRSHS